The Paramisgurnus dabryanus chromosome 3, PD_genome_1.1, whole genome shotgun sequence genome includes a window with the following:
- the LOC135744881 gene encoding immunoglobulin lambda-1 light chain-like: MLIIFIIFIITPSCVGGVTVVTQTPELTVNTGNKVTINCNLGSVDNYAGWYKQISGGVPQYVLRHYHGWSSPSYGSGFSAPKFTSTHSSKSDYSLIINNVDVRDSAVYYCHTWDGFAQEHVFGQGTKLIVTDSGVSPPVVKILPPSSEDVSSSKVTLVCLINDMSVGFADVSWFVNGNSVTDGIFTGSAEQQPNEKFKLSSYLTIERSEWEKDKDLTCKVTSAGKITNTKIKKSQCN; the protein is encoded by the exons ATGCTGatcatcttcatcatcttcatcatcacacCATCAT GTGTGGGTGGAGTGACTGTAGTGACCCAGACTCCAGAGCTCACAGTGAATACAGGAAATAAAGTCACAATCAACTGTAATCTGGGATCTGTTGATAATTATGCTGGATGGTATAAACAGATTTCAGGAGGAGTTCCTCAGTATGTGTTAAGACATTATCATGGCTGGAGCTCACCTAGTTATGGATCTGGTTTCTCTGCTCCTAAATTCACATCAACACATTCATCTAAATCAGATTATAGTTTGATCATCAATAATGTAGATGTGAGAGATTCAGCTGTGTATTATTGTCACACATGGGACGGCTTTGCTCAGGAGCAC GTATTCGGACAAGGAACAAAACTCATTGTGACCG ATTCAGGTGTTTCTCCTCCTGTTGTGAAGATTTTGCCTCCATCCAGTGAAGATGTGAGCTCCAGTAAAGTGACTCTGGTGTGTTTGATCAATGACATGTCTGTGGGATTTGCTGATGTGAGTTGGTTTGTGAATGGAAACTCAGTTACTGATGGCATCTTCACCGGATCTGCCGAACAGCAGCCGAATGAGAAATTCAAGTTGAGCAGTTATTTAACCATTGAGAGATCAGAGTGGGAGAAAGACAAAGATCTCACATGTAAAGTGACTTCTGCTGGAAAGATCACAAACACAAAGATCAAGAAATCTCAGTGCAATTAA